In the Malania oleifera isolate guangnan ecotype guangnan chromosome 1, ASM2987363v1, whole genome shotgun sequence genome, one interval contains:
- the LOC131145797 gene encoding septum-promoting GTP-binding protein 1: protein MARRVREAAGEMTQLCRKIVRVNIRWGILQRVSINFKQFFKFLWGRILVCSVGRPVRYRRLSRSPFSPPPEAIESGLVPRDPTVSGYDPDSDSVTLKISLLGDCQIGKTSFVIKYVGDEQEKRSMQMSGLNLMDKTLMVRGAKIAFSIWDVGGDHKSLDHVPIACKDAVAILFMFDLTSRCTLNSVIGWYSQARMWNQTAIPILIGTKFDDFVQLPPDLQWTIVTQARACAKAMKATLFFSSATHNINVNKIFKFIMAKLFNLPWTVERNLTIGEPIIDF from the exons ATGGCGAGAAGGGTTCGTGAGGCAGCCGGAGAGATGACGCAGCTTTGCCGGAAAATTGTTCGTGTCAACATCAGGTGGGGTATTCTGCAAAGGGTGTCCATTAATTTCAAGCAATTCTTCAAGTTTCTGTGGGGCAGGATTCTGGTTTGCTCCGTGGGGAGGCCTGTCCGGTACCGCCGGTTGTCCCGGAGTCCTTTTTCGCCGCCGCCGGAGGCAATCGAGTCCGGTTTGGTGCCACGGGACCCCACAGTTAGTGGGTATGACCCAGATTCAGATTCAGTGACTTTGAAGATCAGTTTGTTGGGTGATTGTCAAATTGGGAAAACAAGCTTCGTG ATTAAGTATGTAGGAGATGAACAGGAAAAGAGAAGCATGCAGATGTCGGGATTAAATCTAATGGACAAAACGTTAATGGTTCGAGGTGCAAAGATTGCTTTCAGCATATGGGATGTTGGAG GTGACCACAAATCACTCGATCACGTCCCGATTGCTTGTAAAGATGCAGTAGCCATTTTGTTCATGTTCGACCTCACTAGCAGATGCACCCTAAACAG TGTTATCGGATGGTACAGTCAAGCTAGAATGTGGAATCAG ACAGCCATTCCCATTCTGATTGGGACTAAATTTGATGACTTCGTTCAACTTCCCCCGGATTTGCAATGGACCATAGTGACTCAG GCAAGGGCTTGTGCAAAGGCAATGAAGGCAACCCTATTTTTTTCAAGTGCAACCCACAACATAAATGTGAACAAGATCTTCAAATTCATAATGGCGAAGCTCTTTAACTTGCCTTGGACTGTGGAGAGAAATCTCACCATTGGAGAGCCCATCATAGATTTCTAG